The Terriglobales bacterium genomic interval CGAAAGGTAGAACTCGCCGGCGCCCACTGATGCGAAGGCGCCGATCGCCGCTGCTGCGAACGTTACCAGCAGCCAGCCGACGAGCGCCATGGACTAGGAAAGCTGCGGCAGGACGATGGGCCGCGCGGTCTCGAAGGCGCGCGCGGCGCGCAGCACCAGCGCATCGGCATAGCGCGGCCCGACGAGGTGCAGCCCGACCGGTAGTCCGGCCTTGGTCAGTCCGCATGGAATCGAAGCAGCGGGCTGCTGGGTCAGGTTGAACGGGAAGGTGAACGGCGTCCAGTCGGTCCAGCGGTCCTGCAGCATCTTGTCCGCGACTTCCTTGCCGGCATCGAACGCCGGGATCGAGAGCGTCGGCGTGACGAGCAGATCGTAGTCGCGGTGGAAGAGGTTCATGTGCGTGCCGAGCGCGCCGCGCCTGAGCTGCGCCTCGAGGATCTGCTGCGCCGTGATCTTCTCGCCTTGCGCGGCGACGTCGAGCAGGCCCGGATCGATCAGCGTGTGCTTCTCTTTTGAAATGCCTTTCAGGAGGAACGCGGCGCCCGAGAACCAGTGCGTGGTGAAGATCGGCGCCGGGTCCTCGAAGCCGGGATTCTTCTCCTCGACCTTGGCGCCGAGCTCTTCGAACACCGCGACGGCCTTCTTCACGATTGCCGCAACTTCAGGATCCACTTTCGCGTAGCCCAGGTTCGGCGAGTACGCGATGCGCAAGTCCGCGATGCCCTGGTCGAGCCCGGTGCGATAGTCGCGCGCGTCGTAGGGCAGCGCGTGCCAGTCGCGCGCGTCGGGGAGCGAAAGCACGTTCAGCATCAGCGCGGCGTCCGCCACGCTGCGCGTCATCGGTCCGACGTGCGCGACGGTGCCGAACGGCGAGAGCGGCCAGGCCGGCACGCGGCCGAACGAGGCCTTGATGCCGAACAAGCCCGTGAAGCCGCACGGGATGCGGATCGAGCCGCCGCCGTCGGTGCCGACCGCGAGCGGCCCCATGCCCGAAGCGACCGCGGCCGCCGCGCCGCCGGAGGAGCCGCCCGGCGTCTTGGCCTTGTTCCACGGATTGCGCGTGATGCCGGTGAGCGGGCTGTCGGTCACGCCCTTCCAGCCGAACTCCGGGGTGGTGGTCTTGCCCAGGATCACCGCGCCGTGCTCGCGCAGCCGCGCGGTGGCGGGCGCGTCGTCGTTCCACGGCCCCTTGGGGTCGACGGTCTTCGAGCCGCGCAGCGTCGGCCAGCCCTTGGTGAGGATGATGTCCTTGATGGACACCGGCACGCCGTCCAGCAGGCCCTTCGGTTGCCCTGCGGTCCAGCGACTCTCCGACGCTTTGGCATCATCGATCACGCGATCGGAAACCAGGTTGAAAGCGTTGAACACCGGGTTGAACTTCTCGATGCGGCCGAGCACGGCGTTAGCGACTTCGACCGGGGAGAGGGTGCGCTTGCGAAAGGCTTCGACCAGCTCGGTGGCCGTCAGCGCCCAGAGCTCGCTCATGCGCGCTCCCCGCGCGCTTGCGCCAGCGCCTTTTCGCGCCACAGCGGCCAGGCGCGCTTGTAGTCCTGCACCGGCGCGGACGCCTGGACCTCGGCCGCATCGAGATAGGTGACTTTCGAAGAG includes:
- a CDS encoding amidase, with product MSELWALTATELVEAFRKRTLSPVEVANAVLGRIEKFNPVFNAFNLVSDRVIDDAKASESRWTAGQPKGLLDGVPVSIKDIILTKGWPTLRGSKTVDPKGPWNDDAPATARLREHGAVILGKTTTPEFGWKGVTDSPLTGITRNPWNKAKTPGGSSGGAAAAVASGMGPLAVGTDGGGSIRIPCGFTGLFGIKASFGRVPAWPLSPFGTVAHVGPMTRSVADAALMLNVLSLPDARDWHALPYDARDYRTGLDQGIADLRIAYSPNLGYAKVDPEVAAIVKKAVAVFEELGAKVEEKNPGFEDPAPIFTTHWFSGAAFLLKGISKEKHTLIDPGLLDVAAQGEKITAQQILEAQLRRGALGTHMNLFHRDYDLLVTPTLSIPAFDAGKEVADKMLQDRWTDWTPFTFPFNLTQQPAASIPCGLTKAGLPVGLHLVGPRYADALVLRAARAFETARPIVLPQLS